One stretch of Ananas comosus cultivar F153 linkage group 6, ASM154086v1, whole genome shotgun sequence DNA includes these proteins:
- the LOC109711762 gene encoding protein EXORDIUM-like: protein MASFCMSKITLLLLAILSLAHFSMGFSRKLSALVEPQPNLLTYHNGQVLRGDIPVSILWYGQFTPTQKSIISDFLLSLTSTTQSSPNPSVSQWWSSIEQLYLSKAGKSGGPNTAHVVLANQVSDEGCSLGRTLTMGQISELAARAQPKKGGVGLVFTAQDVAVEGFCMSRCGLHGSDPRTGSAYVWVGNSATQCPGQCAWPFHQPTYGPQTPPLTAPNGDVGVDGMVINLASMLAGAVTNPFGDGFFQGPKEAPLEAATACAGVYGKGAYPGYAGNLLVDPTTGASYNANGVHGRKYLVPALFDPSTSTCSTMV from the coding sequence atggCTTCGTTTTGTATGTCTAAGATCACTCTTCTACTTTTAGCCATTTTGAGCTTAGCACATTTCTCAATGGGGTTTAGTAGAAAACTGAGTGCTTTAGTAGAACCACAGCCCAATCTCCTCACGTACCACAACGGCCAAGTGCTCCGAGGAGATATCCCTGTCTCCATCTTATGGTACGGCCAATTTACTCCAACCCAAAAATCCATCATCTCCGATTTTCTCCTCTCCCTCACCTCCACCACACAGTCCTCGCCCAACCCTTCTGTGTCCCAGTGGTGGAGCTCCATAGAACAGCTTTACTTGTCCAAGGCCGGGAAAAGTGGAGGCCCAAACACGGCCCATGTCGTGTTAGCAAACCAAGTCTCCGATGAGGGGTGCTCTTTGGGGAGGACCCTTACGATGGGCCAAATTTCGGAGCTCGCCGCGAGGGCCCAGCCCAAGAAGGGAGGAGTTGGGCTGGTTTTCACGGCCCAGGACGTGGCGGTCGAGGGGTTCTGCATGAGCCGGTGTGGGCTCCACGGCTCGGACCCGAGAACCGGGTCGGCGTACGTCTGGGTCGGGAACTCGGCGACCCAGTGCCCGGGCCAGTGCGCGTGGCCCTTCCACCAGCCCACCTACGGCCCACAGACCCCGCCGCTAACGGCGCCTAACGGCGACGTCGGCGTCGACGGCATGGTGATCAACCTCGCGAGCATGTTGGCCGGGGCCGTCACGAATCCGTTCGGGGACGGGTTCTTCCAGGGGCCCAAGGAGGCGCCGTTGGAGGCCGCGACGGCGTGCGCGGGTGTGTACGGCAAGGGGGCGTATCCGGGTTACGCTGGGAATTTACTAGTGGACCCCACCACTGGCGCGAGCTACAACGCTAATGGAGTCCACGGGAGGAAGTATCTGGTTCCGGCGCTGTTTGACCCGTCAACGTCTACGTGCTCCACCATGGTTTAG
- the LOC109711764 gene encoding protein EXORDIUM-like, producing MASYPLLLFCFFVFSSSSLDLFRFSDGARTLTALVEEQPLALTYHKGALLSGPISINLIWYGKFTASQRATLTDFVSSLSSAAPPQPEPSVAAWWKTTAKYYAQSKARFPALTLGAQVLDESCSLGRSLAEPQLVELVRRGAPRRAINVVLTADDVAVEGFCMSRCGSHGSSPRSRAGRFAYIWVGNSAVQCPGQCAWPFHQPVYGPLTAPNGDVGIDGMVINLASMLAGTVTNPFRNGYYQGPAEAPLEAATACTGVYGKGAYPGYAGDLLVDPTTGASYNANGAHGRKYLVPALFDPSTSTCSTLA from the coding sequence ATGGCTTCGtaccctctccttctcttttgcttcttcgtgttctcctcctcctctctcgatCTCTTCCGCTTCTCCGATGGGGCGAGGACGCTCACCGCGCTGGTGGAGGAGCAACCCCTAGCCCTAACCTACCACAAGGGCGCGCTCCTCTCGGGCCCCATCTCCATCAACCTCATCTGGTACGGTAAGTTCACCGCCTCCCAGCGCGCTACGCTCACCGACttcgtctcctccctctcctcagCGGCCCCTCCTCAGCCGGAGCCCTCGGTCGCCGCGTGGTGGAAAACCACGGCCAAGTACTACGCCCAGTCGAAGGCCAGGTTCCCCGCGCTCACCCTCGGGGCGCAGGTCCTGGACGAGTCGTGCTCGCTCGGGCGCTCGCTCGCCGAGCCGCAGCTCGTCGAGCTCGTGCGCCGCGGAGCTCCGCGGCGCGCCATCAACGTGGTCCTCACCGCCGATGACGTGGCGGTCGAGGGCTTCTGCATGAGCCGGTGCGGGTCCCACGGCTCGTCGCCCCGGTCCAGAGCGGGCCGGTTCGCGTACATCTGGGTCGGGAACTCGGCGGTCCAGTGCCCGGGCCAGTGCGCGTGGCCCTTCCACCAGCCCGTCTACGGCCCGTTGACGGCGCCTAACGGCGACGTCGGCATCGACGGCATGGTGATCAACCTCGCGAGCATGTTGGCTGGGACGGTGACGAACCCGTTCCGTAACGGGTACTACCAGGGACCCGCAGAGGCTCCGTTAGAGGCCGCGACGGCGTGTACGGGGGTGTACGGGAAGGGCGCGTACCCGGGTTACGCTGGGGACCTCTTGGTGGACCCCACCACGGGGGCCAGCTACAACGCGAATGGGGCCCACGGGAGGAAGTATCTCGTCCCCGCGCTGTTTGACCCGTCAACGTCTACGTGCTCCACCTTGGCGTAG